The genomic window aacggtagtgtatataaaaatttaagaattttaataaaaataacatatcaaggaaaaaacatgtaacatggtcagcactaacgcatttaatttgtctgcaactttttgccagccctctctccttgcttttgcaGACTTTGAGGTGTTTCCTGTCGTTTTAATTAAAGACTCATATTCGGCATAAGGCCCCTGATCTCATTTAGCTGTTGTTATTCCTCAGACTCTGTCCGCTGTTGTGATTCTGGTAAACCTGTGATCCGATTGGTCCTCTCAGCCCTGGTGGGCGTGGCTACTGTCCTTCTTCTGGTTTATGACGTCAGATCCAGAAGAGCTGAACAAGAACAAGCACATAATCACTCTTTAGAAATGTCATGCTTTTATCATTTATCTTCATTTATTTTTCAAGGCTTTATATAGTCATCTGCTGATATTAATGCTgctaaaaaaatgtgttttctaatatttttttttcataatatgaTCATTCCTATTTCACTTGGAGCTTTAAAGGATCTTAAAAACATACATACTTatgtttaatgtgtttttgtttttattttgaaataattacTAAATTGTTATCTTTGTACTTCTGCAAGGATTTGTTAttgaattataattattaaataacacacacacacacacacacacacacacacacacacacacacacacacacacacacacacacacacacacacacacacacacacacacacacacacacacgttaaccTTGGCATGTAAGCGTAATTTCTCATTGTACAATGTCATATTTTCTAGTTTACTATACCCACAAGCATCTCACTACTCTTGTTTTTATTTCTACGGACTTCCTACGTTCTCGTCACGTATTTCGCAGAGGCCCCGCCCACGGCGCTGACTCCTCACTCGTGGTCTCCTCTGATTGGCTGCGCGTCCGGCCAATGGTTCTCAGCCATCTGTGCAGGAACACAACCGAGCCATATTTCACTGACCATCAGCTCCAGCGCCATTCATTATTATATAGGGATCTTCATCTATTATAGGTCCTTTAACAGTAAAGAGATGCGGATCGCTGCAGCAGTGTGCTTTTTATCTGCACTGGCAGTCGCTGCGTATGCAGATGTGTATTTTAAAGAGCAATTTCTGGACGGAGGTAAATTTCACTTCTTTGATCGTGCCTGACATCAGATCGTTACATTGTCAATGATTCACTGAGATAAAAGTGTTTCTTGGAAATGTCAAAATAACGTGTCTTAATGTCTTTTTATGATGTATTGGGGAAGTTTACTTTCATGCATTTCTACGATCGAAGCCTGTTTTGTCACTTTCATTTACTGTATTTGCATGCTAAACTGCGTTATACAACTTACAAGGCATGCTAAGAATCCATGATTTGTGAAAATTGGTCTTATTTTTGCCTATAAGCGTACTTTATTCGTGGATTATGGCAAACGGGAAATATTTCTTCTGAATCAACGTGTTAGGTTTTGGTTTCAGTTCATTTTTTAGACTGTTAAACTGTTGCCGTAAAAACGAATTTAAGGTACTAATGTTTCATATCAGTTGTTTTAAACTTAGATTATTTGcataatttaaattgtattatgaTATGATGTATGATAGTAAAATTACAGTCTGAAAATGTTTTCATATTATGGCTGAGAAATAATATATgggcaatgtaaaaaaaaaaatgtgtaaaataaatgGACAGAATGGACCAAATGTGTTTGATAGATAATAGAGgtagaattatattaaaaatggtgCTCTTTACTGTATCATAACCCAGCAGGCACACGACGCCATAAGACATTGATATTTGGTATTATTACGGTTGCGACGTCaggtgaccaaaattcaatgtcaATTTAACTTCAAATTACAACGTTAATTTGACAACAGTAATACAAACAATATTTGTTGTTTAtaggttgtgtaaccaaaatccaacgtttAGTCAACACAAGTTGGTGTCAAATGCTGATGTTAACCTGATTTTCATTCTTAACCAACCTCTCCAAAGTCAACCTGAACGTTACATTGACGTCCTGTGCCTGCTGGTAAAGTTATTGCTGCATGACAGCaaaatgtcatttaaaaatgGGAAGAATTAAGCAGCTGCGATTAAATATCCATATCGACTGATATGGTGCAAATAAAATTTTTGCAAACATCAAAATTAATTAAACCTTGTCTCTCCAGATGGTTGGAAAAGCCGATGGGTCATATCCAAACACAAATCCGACTATGGCCAGTGGAAACTGACCTCAGGGAAATTCTACGGCGATGCCGAGCTTGATAAAGGTCAGAGGTCACTGCTCTTTCACCAGCGCCCTTCATCTGAAAAGAAAATGTAAGAAGGTTCAATGTGAGATGACTAATGCCATGTGTTTTTCCCCTTCAAGGTTTGCAGACAAGTCAAGATGCTCGGTTTTACGCTGTATCCAGTCGCTTTGACTCATTCAGTAATGAGGGTAAAACGCTTGTCATCCAGTTCACTGTGAAACATGAGCAGAAGATCGACTGCGGTGGTGGGTACGTGAAAGTCTTCCCCGCTGACATGGACCAGACCGAGATGCATGGCGACTCACAGTACTACATTATGTTTGGTAAGTCATGGATGGTGGCTATAAATGTGCTCTAGGTTGTGTTCTTCCACCAAGAAAATCAGCGTAGTGTAATGTGAAATCCAAACAAGTGgcatttactttcatttttactAATTTCGTTTTCACTCGTAGGACCTGACATCTGTGGCTACAGCACCAAAAAAGTTCACGTCATTTTCAACTACAAAGGCCAGAACCACCTAATCAAGAAGGACATCAAATGCAAAGTATGTTTTGTGAGTGTATTTAAAATATCTTGAGATTTAATCGCAGCTGTTGCAATTCATTTTTTTCCGCTTGGGCCCATTAGGACGACGAACTCACGCACCTGTATACACTGATCCTGCGGCCAGACCAGACGTACGAAGTCAAAATCGACAACGAGAAAGTAGAGTCGGGTtctctggaggaagactgggatTTCCTTCCTCCAAAAAAGATCAAGGATCCTGAGGCCAAGAAGCCAGAGGATTGGGACGACCGGGCGAAAATCGACGATCCTGAAGACACGAAACCTGAGGTATGATTTCAGTGTGTAGAAATctttgtgatatttaaaaaaaaactgttctcaGATATGAATCCAATGGTGCTTTATGTCTAGGACTGGGACAAAGCTGAGAACATTCCTGACCCCGATGCCAAGAAACCAGACGATTGGGATGAAGACATGGATGGAGAATGGGAACCTGCCATGATCCCGAACCCAGAGTACAAGGTACAAAATGACAGTCCTCATGTAGAAGATCTTAATATATTAAGATCTGTCAAGCATGAAGCCATTACGTGCTTTAAAGTGGTTGGATTGGTCTAGTTGGATGGTTTTAGACTTTAGACCACCTTAGAATGGTATTTTGAAGAGGGTTTCAGGTTCAATACCAATTAGGTTTGGACTTTCTAGGTGTTTTTGAGAGAGATTAGAGTGGTCTTTACAGCAGGGTAGGCTGGCAAAAGTTTTTAAGTAGGTTTGGACTTTCCAGAAGTTTTTGAAAGCAATTAATGTTGTCTTCTCTTTATCGGAGATGTTCTTATTTAGAAGATCAGAGATGTTTTATCAGAGATCTGTAGAAGATCTACCAAACATAAAGCCATATAGTGCTTTCGAGGCCAGGTAAACCACTTTTTTTGCAGGGTAAGCTGCCAAAAGTAATCAGGTTCAGTACCAAGTAGGTTCAAGTAAGATCTACCAAACATAATAATAAGCCATATAGTGGTTTAAAGTAGTCAGATTGGTCTAGTTTGATGTTTTGGGCACTTGGAAGACCACTTTGACTGGTCTTTTCTGCAGTTTGGGCTGTCAGAAAAAGGTTTAGTTATCATCTTATTATCAGAGATGTTTTCATGTAGAAGATCCAAGTATTTTAAGATCTACCAAACAAGCCATGACGTGCTTTAACTGGTCGGATTGGTCTAGTTTTAGACATTGAGAGACCAGCTAAACTAATTTTAAACTGGTTTCTTTCCCAAATAGGTTTGGGCTTTCTAGGAGTTTTTGAGAGCGAGTAATGTAATCATCTCATTATTAGAGATGTCCTCATGTCCAAATTCATTAAGATTTATTAAACATGAAGCCATAAAGTGCTTCTAAAGTGGTCTGATTGGTCCAGTTTAATGGCTGTAGACCAGTTTTGCGATCTTGGAAGACCAGGTAAAACCACTTTAGACTAGTCTATTCTGCAGGGTAGGCTGCTAGAAGGTTTAGTTATGTCATTATTAGGGATGTTCTCACGTAGGAAGATCTAGTTTGATGGTTTTAGACCAGTTCGGGCACTGgtgtgaccagctaaaaccacttTAGAATGGTATTTTCTGCACAGTAGGCTGACAGAAGAAGGTTTAATTGTTCAATACCAAATAGGTTTGGACTTTCCAGGAGTTTTTGAGAGCAATTACTGTTCTCTTCTCATTATCAGAGATGTTCCTGTGTAAAAGATCCTAATACTTTAAGATCTACCAAACAAGCCATTCAAACTGGTTGGATTTATCTAGTTTTAGACCATGGGGGAGACCAGCTGAAAAACCACTTTAGAGTGGTCCTTTCTGGTAAGCTGCCAGAAGTAATCGGGTTCAATACCAAGTAGGTTTGGACTTTCTCTGCATTTCTGAGAGGGGTTAATGTAAACATCTCATTATTAGAGGTGTCCTCATGTAGAAGATCCATGTACATTAAGATCTACCAAACATAAAGCCATAAAGTGCTTCAAAGTGGTTAGATTTGTCTTGTTCGGTGGTTTTAGACTAGTTTTGGACACTTTGAGGCCAGTTAAAACCACTCTGAACTTGTCTTTTCCACAGAGTAGGCTGCCAGAAGAAGGTTTAGGGTTCAATAGGAAGTGGGTTAAGACGTTCCAGGAGTTTTTGAGAGTGATTACTGTTATCTTCTCATTGTCAGATATGTTATAATGTAGGAGATCCTATCAAACATAAAGCCATAAAGTGCTTCAAACTGGATCAGACTGGTCTAGTTTTAGACCTTgggagactagctaaaaccaaTTTAGACTGGTTTCATTCTTAAATGGGTTTGGACTAGGTTGAGTTTTTGAGAGTGAGTAATGCTATCTTCTCTTTATCAAAGATGTTCTCATGTGAAAATCAAACATAAAGCCATATAGTACTTTGAAGTGGTTGGATTGGTCTAGTTTGATTGTTTTAGGCCAGCTTTTGGCACTtgggaaaccagctaaaaccacttTAATGTGGACTTTTCTGCTAAGTAAGCTGCTAGAAGAAGGTTTAGGGTTCTTTAAGATCTACCCAACAAGCCATAAGGTGCTTCAAACTGGTTGGATTGGTCTGGTTTCTGTTCCAAATAGGTttggactttttaggagtttttGAGAGAGATTAATATTCAAGATTGTTTCATATGAACCGTTTCTACTGTATTTTCAAACCTAACTGATCTTCTCAATCAAAGTGATTGCTTATTACGCAGGAACTAGTTTTACAAACTGGCTAACAAAGATCTGTTTATATAGGGCGAGTGGAAGCCAAAACAGATTGACAACCCCAACTACAAAGGCACCTGGGTTCACCCTGAAATTGACAACCCTGAACACACTCCTGATAACGCCATTTACAAATTTGACAACGTTGGTGTTCTGGGACTGGATCTTTGGCAGGTATGGTCTAGATTGGCGTACTGTTAAATCAACATCACAATTAAAGGTGATTTGTAGGTTTTCAACAAATTTGGTTTGGTTATCTCGACATTAACCAGAATGACCGTTGACCTTTCTTACAGGTGAAATCTGGAACGATCTTTGATAACTTCCTGATCACTGATGATGTTGAGGAGGCAGAGAAATTTGGTACAGAAACGTGGGGCGCAACGAAGGTAAAAACGTTTGgatgtacatttattattattattattattattatctgttaTCAGTTCTTACATTTGTTTCCACAACATTGTTATTTAGCCATAAATACTGATGCGTGGTGTTGTTTTTACATATCAGGGGCCAGAAAAGAAAATGAAGGACCAGCAGGAAGAAGAAGAACGGAAGAAGCGTGAAGAGGAGGAAAAGAGCAAAAAGGATGATGATAATGAGGAAGACGAGGAGGACGAAGATGAGGATGAGCCAGAAGGGGAAGAGCACACAGAAGAACCTCCTGAGGATGAAGAGGAGGGTGAGGACGATACGCTCCCTAAAGACGAGTTGTGAAGAGGAGTTCCTTTCTGAATGAGCAGATCTGATGTGTTTCTAAAGTCTTTTTCTTTATAAATGTGGTCCCGCCCCTTTCTAGGCACATGTCGCATCCCGTAACTCGGATTTCTTTTGGTTTTGCTGCTAGattttgcccccccccccccaacacatTCATAGTACGGCCCGATAAACTTTAGATTAATTAATGTTTGGGTTTTCTGTTCTGTCTCGAGTTGTGCAAGGGGAAATTCTAATGTATCATTTGTTGGATTtgcacttttttaaaataaatgatttatttttaaatgcttgTCCGACTTGTTTATCGTGGatagttttttttaacaaaaatattttctcatttcattttaatattagctaaagttttagtaattttgttgtgtttctgtcatttttaatagtttcagttgctttaattttttttgtttgtatcagttttagttattttaatacattaagatATGAAAGTATTAAAGCATTATGTAGATGAAAACGGGGAATTGGCTGAagtaaattttaaaaagttaatttcagttaacagtgtttacatttttagTTTAGACATTAAAGTCTAAAAGTGTCCCATTTACGGTTCTCGTCACCTGACAATAAAATGACAtatatttataaaacggttagttccattcctcaattctgattggtcagcagctgtgttttattcacgacacagcacggctacgaccgcttcactcaacgttctgtgtatcattgaacctccttagcaaccacccttagcaacgtaaacaaagatTTAGCCGTTAGgaactactttttacagcggaaggcagttaatgattttactttatgaaaacatacaacctaatatatataaattaatatatatttttgatattaatatttttattgtgtggtaaccattttataaaagcaataaggtacttgaggccgtgctgtatcgtgaataaatcacctTCAAGttcccttcagccgtgatttattcacgatacagcacggcctctcgtaccttattgcttaaatatatataaacaatgtATAGCCTCTCTAAAATGAAATGCGctttaaaatgttaatagtaatgtCCATATATAACAAGAAAACTGTAAAGGAGACCCTTGTAGACTTAAAATGAGTAAGTTACTAAAACATTATCAAAAAATTTGACCTTTCTTGTAACAAAACAAGGTTATTTGAAGATATTAAGTGGTAAAATACCAAGAAAAACTGATTTATGTTCTACAATTCTGTGTCCTCACTACTTGAGTCAATTAAATCAAGACTTTCGTTGATAATTATGTAAATTCTTTTCAAAACCAACATGTATTTAACAATTATATTTCTAAGAATTAAGAACGAGTGTTTTAAAATAGATTAGGCTTTTCCGTGGTCTGTTTGTCACCGACGGACCAAGTAAAGCTCTGAGGTAATCTCCAGAAACGTGTTTCTTTGGTAGTTTATCTCATATAATGCCAGTCAGATGTTCATAAGACTCTTAGGGGGTCAGTATACATATCCATGTGTCCATGTCTCCATGTGTCTTGTCCAATTCAGCAAGTAGATGGCGTCTTCCCATAATAACACAGGCGCCTCATCCCTCCTGAAGATAGCTGAGTCACATCTCCAGGCGCGCTCATTGAGGAGGACACTTCCGAGGCTGTTTTTCGCGGGGTCCGGCGCTCAAACACAATGCTGACGATCACTCTGAAGACCCTCCAGCAGCAGACGTTCAAAGTACAGATAGATGAGGAGTTAACGGTGAGTGTGCGTGTCTGTGCCCGTGTAAACATGCTAGGGAGCGGGCATGACGCGCTGGGAAACGCCGCGGCCTCCGGCGGCTGGTGTGTGTGGAACGCGCGCGCGGACAGTCGCTGTCATTGTACAATATTGCATTATAACAGGTGACGTCACGGAGCCGCACATTCTAACGGACGTTAATTTGAAAATAACGGTCGCGTTGGTCACTTTAACGGTCTGTTTACACTCTCGTCCtgtggcaagccgttttaaccccTATTCGATTAAACTAACTAGTCTTGTTAATGTTACTCATTACTTGTTTTAATTACCAGCAAGTCGTCCAGTAGTGACTAGTATATTTTGTCTGTTTTACTGGTAagtattcattagatactagaaCGGTAGCTATCCCAATAGTTAGTAACCAATGCTTATTCACTAGACACAATACTTGTCTTATTCCACTAGTGACTGTTTACAAATTGCAAATTTTTGCCATTAAAACTCTATGGGGGGTTGTTAACTATACACTACCAACTAGTTATTGCCTGTACCTTTTCTAGTTTTCTTgtttattagaaaaaaatatgtatGTCTGTTACTTTTAATTACAGCAGTAGTTAGTATGTATTCCATCTTTACTTATCtgtattcattagatactagtatttaTTTACAATACACTAGTATGTGTCTtacaacagcgttttagtgccacttaAATAATAAAaggcataatattttgagaataaagtcaaaatactacaagaatgaagtcgaaatattttgagaatgaagtcaaaacgctacgagaataaagtcgaaatactacgagaataaagtctgaatactacgggaataaagtctgaatactacgagaataaagtagaaatattacgagaataaagttgaaatgctgcaagaataaagtcgaaatactacgagaataaagtctgaatactacgggaataaagtctgaatactacgagaataaagtctgaatactacgggaataaagcctgaatactacgagaataaagtagaaatattacgagaataaagtctgaatactacgggaataaagtctgaatactacgagaataaagtagaaatattacgagaataaagttgaaacgctacgagaatgaagtcgaaatactacgagaataaagtctgaatactacgggaataaagtctgaatactacgggaataaagtagaaatattacgagaataaagttgaaatgctgcaagaataaagtcgaaatactacgagaataatgtagaaatatttcgagaataaagttgaaatactacgagaataaagtcgaaacgtttCGAGAAtttaaattgtagaaattaaaagttataatattttgagagtatagcctgttagtttttaatttattttcaaaacatttatactttattctggtaatttcgactttattctcataatctctactttattctcgaaatactaTGACTTCAGTCTCGTATGTTATTTCTCattaattctcgtagtatttcgagtattttttttaaacatagcaCTAAAACGTTGTCATAGTATCTCAACTGTGAGTAGTAGAATTTATTCTCTCactagatatttatttatttatttacttagcaTAAGTAATAGCTACTTTATGGTTTAATAAGTCTTACTAGAAAGGTTAAAAATGCTACTAACAGCTGGAATACACAGTAGTGAATATACTGGTTTGTTTTTATCAATGAAtattaaaacagcttgccatgcTTCTTACTATCCTAGAATGACAATGCATTACTGATATGAATTGTATTTATGTATATTATGAACAGTTATTATGAAAAACTTATTTTTATGCAGTCACATGAATGCGTCTTGGTCATTTAAATGGCTGGTGTTTGTAAACGTGTTACTGTAATTCATTCAGGGAGCTTTGGTTCTTAAAGAGAGTTTGGGAAGCACATGACCATTAGTTGTCTGCTTTCACAATCATATGATTCACGGGTTATATTTTGTCCTTGAAAACGTAATCTATAATTCTGAAGATGTTTCTGATTAAATGCTTTTCTTGAATATTGTAAATACAGGTAAAGGCTCTTAAAGAGAAGATAGAGGAAGAAAAGGGGCAAGATGCTTTTCCAGCTGTCGGTCAAAAACTAATCTATGCAGGTCTGTTCCTTACTAATATTATAATTGTTGGCAAATTTTACTTTTTGCATTCACCATATCCTTTTGGTTTTAATAAGATGCTCTTTGATTTATCAAATTGCGCTTTTCTCCTTGCAACACAGGAAAAATTTTGAACGACGATATACCTCTAAAAGAATACAAGATAGATGAGAAGAATTTTGTTGTGGTGATGGTTACAAAGGTAAGGCAGTTTTCTCACAATTCTCTCATTACCTTCTTCAAAAGGTTGTTGCATTTTACtggatttttgactttttttctcagaattgagagatataaacttgcaaatgtacACATCTGAACACATAATACATCATATACACACGTTTTTACAAATTAGCATTTTCATAGTTTATCAACCCAAACTAATGGAAATTCGTATATATATTACGAGATGGTTACCTCACTCATACGAATTTGTAAAAATTGAAAATTGTAGGTTAGGTTGTAGGAAAGGTTACAAAttcttgacaggaccatacaatgTTCTGTAtgttgtattagagcagttaaaattagttgctttaagtacagttctctcatactgaccactggatgttcaacatggcatctcttGGCatagaactctctgaggatttgagattagaattgttgctctccacaaagatggcgaaggctattagaggttcagtaacaccctgaaaccgggTTAcattacagtggtcagggtcatacagaggatCTCCAAGGGTCGATcaagttgagcactcattctgtgagtcaggtgcagaacctggcttcaaaaaacagatgcatgagtgctgccagcattgctttaaaggttgcagaagtagaaggtcagcttgtcagatgCCATCGtccgatagacatcacgatgctgagccggcatccaGATCCTCCACCCCGCCCCCGCCCCAGccgcgaaaaacacacacttaatcacactatatagccaaatgaaatgcatgctttcaatttccgcatctttacttattttattattgttattatgaggaaataataacgaggaagttgttagcgatcacaatacaaattacagtgaactccaaacgaattacacgaactagttcgtttacgttaataaatgaggcacacaaaaacagcagaaaaaaaatcaaaataattttaattaaattagattaaataaactacaccaaatatgcctttttcatggttttaccagaacgaacagagcttggaacaaaaaaacaagagaatGTATTTTTTCCATCCAAATACGAACGTAcagtacaaagcctagtatacagtATAACAGTtcatcattcaaatacattgggaatatggaaacacttggatttgtgccgaattacagaggtgcgtgagcccaacgcactatttttagtttcgctttgttttggtttcttaactttatatatttagtttcattcctgttctgttctgaataccgttacgtttaaatgattcgttttggagtcagggtaactaacttatagctatgtttatagtgtataatgttaatacataatatttcgc from Garra rufa chromosome 7, GarRuf1.0, whole genome shotgun sequence includes these protein-coding regions:
- the calr3a gene encoding calreticulin 3a; amino-acid sequence: MRIAAAVCFLSALAVAAYADVYFKEQFLDGDGWKSRWVISKHKSDYGQWKLTSGKFYGDAELDKGLQTSQDARFYAVSSRFDSFSNEGKTLVIQFTVKHEQKIDCGGGYVKVFPADMDQTEMHGDSQYYIMFGPDICGYSTKKVHVIFNYKGQNHLIKKDIKCKDDELTHLYTLILRPDQTYEVKIDNEKVESGSLEEDWDFLPPKKIKDPEAKKPEDWDDRAKIDDPEDTKPEDWDKAENIPDPDAKKPDDWDEDMDGEWEPAMIPNPEYKGEWKPKQIDNPNYKGTWVHPEIDNPEHTPDNAIYKFDNVGVLGLDLWQVKSGTIFDNFLITDDVEEAEKFGTETWGATKGPEKKMKDQQEEEERKKREEEEKSKKDDDNEEDEEDEDEDEPEGEEHTEEPPEDEEEGEDDTLPKDEL